From a region of the Zonotrichia albicollis isolate bZonAlb1 chromosome 5, bZonAlb1.hap1, whole genome shotgun sequence genome:
- the NCAPG gene encoding condensin complex subunit 3 isoform X1: MVARKKLLQVQEAFQLAQKPHQNHAKLVVALKSTYAQLDDKESFNEKFIHFLKYAMIIYRREPAVERVINFAATFVTSFYETEKEDGSEEGEEDNLLLNYVFKFLLESHNANSHAVRFRTCQLVNKILGNMPENAEIDDDLFDKINGAMLFRLKDKFPSVRIQAVLALSRLQDPKDEACPVVNIYSTLLENDSNSDVRRAVLSCIAPSERTLPIIVGRTMDVKEAVRKLAYEVLAEKVHMRALTIAQRVKLLQQGLNDRSDAVKEVMKKKLLQAWLQFTEGDVLELLHRLDVENCPEVAIPVLNAMFSLSPLHDIVQSCKYLDSRKLIPVEDLTAENVLYWRCLCEYLKSKGEEGEVLLEEVLPEPAIYADYLLSYLRNMPILSEEQKEDFNCFENLMTKEFIGQQLILIIGCMDTMEEGGRKHLLAILQKILILPSTSAALIPLLVERLLSIVKDEDRRIQIIAEIISELHEPIVAIDQPIDAAEIRKRELKLAEIKVKLFEAKQALEECITLQDFNRASVLKEKITELEQTKNDLIKAAEQPEIKEMRVEKNDPETLLKCLKMCYEVLKIMPLSKGISPTINEIIQSLILPGVINVHPAVRNMAVLCLGCCTLQNKEFAQQQLPLLLQVLQIDNVKMKLSALKAIFDLLILFGIEPFKTRRGNDSQSESAHIRTENGEDESETIEEEETATVHGLLKLLSGFLDSTFSELRTVAAEGLAKLMFSGRLSSAKLLSRLLLLWYNPITEEDTRLRHCLGVFFPLFAYANRSNQECFVEAYLPTLQTLLNAPATSPLAEIDVSNVSELLVDLTRPSALKCQSKKSQDYQELTVHDTLAMKICNEILADPTAPDVRIYARALNFLELGSSSTENLLVLLDEIQEKVEDKPCQRAIEKLHMKLTKGPNVGKNHSGRTEETGLSERTQERDITLSENTVHNEEENNEDALHTPVNEVKETAKLRSTRSKTGRGQRKASEVRSVSRRKTGASVKCGLESDQIPEPNPVSSSRPQRRAKTLALEKTRMNLSRLLNEETDE; this comes from the exons ATGGTTGCCAGAAAGAAGCTGCTGCAGGTCCAGGAGGCCTTTCAGCTGGCCCAGAAGCCTCACCAGAACCACGCGAAGCTCGTGGTGGCTCTGAAGAGCACTTATGCTCAG ttggaTGATAAAGAAAGCTTTAATGAAAAATTCATTCACTTCCTCAAGTATGCTATGATAATCTACAGGCGGGAACCAGCAGTGGAGCGAGTGATCAATTTTGCAGCTACATTTGTTACTTCATTCTATGAGACGGAGAAAGAAGATGGTAGTGAGGAGGGAGAAGAAGATAATTTACTTCTGAATTATGTGTTTAAATTTCTGCTTGAG tCTCACAATGCCAACAGCCATGCAGTGAGGTTTCGAACCTGTCAGCTTGTTAATAAGATTTTGGGAAATATGCCAGAGAATGCTGAGATTGATGATGACTTATTTGATAAAATTAATGGAGCTATGCTGTTTAGACTTAAAGATAAATTTCCAAGTGTGAGAATTCAAGCTGTCTTGGCCCTGTCAAGACTTCAAGATCCTAAGGATGAAGCCTGCCCTGTTGTTAATA tttacaGCACATTGCTGGAAAATGATTCCAACTCGGATGTGAGGCGAGCTGTGCTGTCGTGTATCGCTCCCTCAGAAAGGACTCTGCCCATAATCGTAGGCCGCACCATGGATGTAAAGGAGGCTGTCAGAAAGCTGGCATATGAG gTTTTGGCTGAAAAAGTTCACATGAGAGCTCTGACAATAGCACAGAGAGTTAAATTGTTGCAACAAGGACTTAATGACAGATCTG ATGCTGTTAAGGAGGTAATGAAGAAGAAACTACTTCAAGCCTGGTTACAGTTCACTGAAGGGGATGTTTTAGAATTGCTTCATAGACTGGATGTAGAAAACTGCCCAGAAGTGGCCATCCCAGTACTAAATGCTATGTTTTCATTATCTCCACTTCATGACATCGTTCAGAGCTGTAAATACCTTGATAGCAG aAAGCTGATTCCAGTGGAGGATTTAACAGCTGAGAATGTGTTATATTGGAGATGTCTTTGTGAATATCTAAAatcaaaaggtgaagaaggtgAAGTTTTATTGGAAGAGGTGTTGCCAGAACCAGCTATATATGCAGATTATTTATTGAG TTATCTTCGAAATATGCCAATTCTCAGTGAAGAACAAAAAGAAGACTTTAATTGTTTTGAAAACCTGATGACAAAAGAGTTCATAGGCCAGCAACTGATTCTAATCATAGGCTGCATGGATACCATGGAAGAGGGAGGAAG AAAGCATCTGCTAGCTATTTTACAAAAGATTCTCATTTTACCTTCAACTTCAGCAGCCCTTATACCTCTGCTTGTTGAAAGATTGCTCAGTATTGTTAAGGATGAGGACAGAAGGATTCAAATT ATTGCAGAAATTATATCAGAACTTCATGAGCCAATTGTTGCAATTGACCAGCCTATTGATGCTGCTGAAATAAGAAAGCGGGAGCTTAAG CTGGCTGAAATAAAAGTGAAGCTTTTTGAAGCAAAACAAGCTTTGGAAGAATGCATTACTCTTCAGGATTTTAACAGAGCATCAgtattaaaagagaaaataactgaGTTGGAACAGACAAAAAATGATCTTATAAAAGCAGCAGAGCAACCTGAAATTAAAGAAATGCGTGTGGAGAAG AATGATCCTGAAACCCTGTTGAAGTGTCTGAAGATGTGCTACGAGGTTCTGAAGATCATGCCTCTTTCTAAAGGCATCAGTCCAACCATTAATGAAATCATTCAGTCTCTG ATACTTCCAGGTGTAATTAATGTCCACCCAGCTGTGAGAAATATGGCAGTTCTGTGTTTAGGCTGCTGTACTCTTCAGAACAAAGAATTTGCCCAACAACAGCTTCCATTGCTGTTACAG GTGTTGCAAATAGATAACGTAAAGATGAAGCTCAGTGCTTTAAAGGCAATCTTTGATCTACTAATACTGTTTGGAATTGAGCCTTTTAAAACCAGAAGAGGCAATGACTCTCAAAGTGAAAGTGCACACATTAGAACTGAAAATGGTGAGGATGAAAGTGAAACAATAGAGGAGGAAGAGACTGCCACAGTTCACGGACTTCTGAAGCTTCTCTCTGGCTTCTTAGACAGCACG TTCTCAGAGCTGAGGACAGTGGCTGCAGAGGGCCTTGCCAAGCTGATGTTCTCTGGGAGGCTGAGCAGTGCCAAGCTCCTCTCGCGTCTGCTTCTGCTCTGGTACAATCCCATCACCGAGGAGGACACGCGGCTCCGACACTGCCTGGGAGTGTTCTTCCCTTTGTTTGCTTATGCAAATAG GTCCAACCAGGAGTGCTTCGTAGAAGCTTATCTTCCAACTCTGCAAACTCTGTTAAATGCTCCTGCAACATCACCTTTGGCTGAAATAGATGTCAGTAATGTTTCTGAACTGTTAGTGGATCTGACCAGACCAAGTGCACTGAAATGTCAGTCCAAGAAGTCTCAGGACTATCAG GAGTTAACAGTGCATGATACTTTAGCCATGAAAATTTGCAATGAAATCCTGGCAGACCCAACTGCACCAGATGTCCGTATTTATGCAAGAGCTTTAAATTTTCTAGAACTCGGTAGTTCTTCTACAGAgaatctgctggtgctgctcgATGAGATTCAAGAG AAAGTGGAAGATAAACCTTGTCAAAGAGCTATTGAGAAGCTCCATATGAAACTAACCAAGGGTCCCAATGTGGGCAAAAACCACTCTGGAAGAACTGAGGAAACAGGTCTGTCTGAAAGGACACAGGAAAGAGACATCACATTGTCTGAAAATACTGTTCACAATGAAGAAG AAAATAATGAAGATGCTCTTCATACTCCAGTTAATGAAGTTAAAGAAACTGCAAAATTAAGATCCACAAGAAGCAAAACTGGCAGAG
- the NCAPG gene encoding condensin complex subunit 3 isoform X3 — protein sequence MLRREPAVERVINFAATFVTSFYETEKEDGSEEGEEDNLLLNYVFKFLLESHNANSHAVRFRTCQLVNKILGNMPENAEIDDDLFDKINGAMLFRLKDKFPSVRIQAVLALSRLQDPKDEACPVVNIYSTLLENDSNSDVRRAVLSCIAPSERTLPIIVGRTMDVKEAVRKLAYEVLAEKVHMRALTIAQRVKLLQQGLNDRSDAVKEVMKKKLLQAWLQFTEGDVLELLHRLDVENCPEVAIPVLNAMFSLSPLHDIVQSCKYLDSRKLIPVEDLTAENVLYWRCLCEYLKSKGEEGEVLLEEVLPEPAIYADYLLSYLRNMPILSEEQKEDFNCFENLMTKEFIGQQLILIIGCMDTMEEGGRKHLLAILQKILILPSTSAALIPLLVERLLSIVKDEDRRIQIIAEIISELHEPIVAIDQPIDAAEIRKRELKLAEIKVKLFEAKQALEECITLQDFNRASVLKEKITELEQTKNDLIKAAEQPEIKEMRVEKNDPETLLKCLKMCYEVLKIMPLSKGISPTINEIIQSLILPGVINVHPAVRNMAVLCLGCCTLQNKEFAQQQLPLLLQVLQIDNVKMKLSALKAIFDLLILFGIEPFKTRRGNDSQSESAHIRTENGEDESETIEEEETATVHGLLKLLSGFLDSTFSELRTVAAEGLAKLMFSGRLSSAKLLSRLLLLWYNPITEEDTRLRHCLGVFFPLFAYANRSNQECFVEAYLPTLQTLLNAPATSPLAEIDVSNVSELLVDLTRPSALKCQSKKSQDYQELTVHDTLAMKICNEILADPTAPDVRIYARALNFLELGSSSTENLLVLLDEIQEKVEDKPCQRAIEKLHMKLTKGPNVGKNHSGRTEETGLSERTQERDITLSENTVHNEEENNEDALHTPVNEVKETAKLRSTRSKTGRGQRKASEVRSVSRRKTGASVKCGLESDQIPEPNPVSSSRPQRRAKTLALEKTRMNLSRLLNEETDE from the exons ATGCTCAG GCGGGAACCAGCAGTGGAGCGAGTGATCAATTTTGCAGCTACATTTGTTACTTCATTCTATGAGACGGAGAAAGAAGATGGTAGTGAGGAGGGAGAAGAAGATAATTTACTTCTGAATTATGTGTTTAAATTTCTGCTTGAG tCTCACAATGCCAACAGCCATGCAGTGAGGTTTCGAACCTGTCAGCTTGTTAATAAGATTTTGGGAAATATGCCAGAGAATGCTGAGATTGATGATGACTTATTTGATAAAATTAATGGAGCTATGCTGTTTAGACTTAAAGATAAATTTCCAAGTGTGAGAATTCAAGCTGTCTTGGCCCTGTCAAGACTTCAAGATCCTAAGGATGAAGCCTGCCCTGTTGTTAATA tttacaGCACATTGCTGGAAAATGATTCCAACTCGGATGTGAGGCGAGCTGTGCTGTCGTGTATCGCTCCCTCAGAAAGGACTCTGCCCATAATCGTAGGCCGCACCATGGATGTAAAGGAGGCTGTCAGAAAGCTGGCATATGAG gTTTTGGCTGAAAAAGTTCACATGAGAGCTCTGACAATAGCACAGAGAGTTAAATTGTTGCAACAAGGACTTAATGACAGATCTG ATGCTGTTAAGGAGGTAATGAAGAAGAAACTACTTCAAGCCTGGTTACAGTTCACTGAAGGGGATGTTTTAGAATTGCTTCATAGACTGGATGTAGAAAACTGCCCAGAAGTGGCCATCCCAGTACTAAATGCTATGTTTTCATTATCTCCACTTCATGACATCGTTCAGAGCTGTAAATACCTTGATAGCAG aAAGCTGATTCCAGTGGAGGATTTAACAGCTGAGAATGTGTTATATTGGAGATGTCTTTGTGAATATCTAAAatcaaaaggtgaagaaggtgAAGTTTTATTGGAAGAGGTGTTGCCAGAACCAGCTATATATGCAGATTATTTATTGAG TTATCTTCGAAATATGCCAATTCTCAGTGAAGAACAAAAAGAAGACTTTAATTGTTTTGAAAACCTGATGACAAAAGAGTTCATAGGCCAGCAACTGATTCTAATCATAGGCTGCATGGATACCATGGAAGAGGGAGGAAG AAAGCATCTGCTAGCTATTTTACAAAAGATTCTCATTTTACCTTCAACTTCAGCAGCCCTTATACCTCTGCTTGTTGAAAGATTGCTCAGTATTGTTAAGGATGAGGACAGAAGGATTCAAATT ATTGCAGAAATTATATCAGAACTTCATGAGCCAATTGTTGCAATTGACCAGCCTATTGATGCTGCTGAAATAAGAAAGCGGGAGCTTAAG CTGGCTGAAATAAAAGTGAAGCTTTTTGAAGCAAAACAAGCTTTGGAAGAATGCATTACTCTTCAGGATTTTAACAGAGCATCAgtattaaaagagaaaataactgaGTTGGAACAGACAAAAAATGATCTTATAAAAGCAGCAGAGCAACCTGAAATTAAAGAAATGCGTGTGGAGAAG AATGATCCTGAAACCCTGTTGAAGTGTCTGAAGATGTGCTACGAGGTTCTGAAGATCATGCCTCTTTCTAAAGGCATCAGTCCAACCATTAATGAAATCATTCAGTCTCTG ATACTTCCAGGTGTAATTAATGTCCACCCAGCTGTGAGAAATATGGCAGTTCTGTGTTTAGGCTGCTGTACTCTTCAGAACAAAGAATTTGCCCAACAACAGCTTCCATTGCTGTTACAG GTGTTGCAAATAGATAACGTAAAGATGAAGCTCAGTGCTTTAAAGGCAATCTTTGATCTACTAATACTGTTTGGAATTGAGCCTTTTAAAACCAGAAGAGGCAATGACTCTCAAAGTGAAAGTGCACACATTAGAACTGAAAATGGTGAGGATGAAAGTGAAACAATAGAGGAGGAAGAGACTGCCACAGTTCACGGACTTCTGAAGCTTCTCTCTGGCTTCTTAGACAGCACG TTCTCAGAGCTGAGGACAGTGGCTGCAGAGGGCCTTGCCAAGCTGATGTTCTCTGGGAGGCTGAGCAGTGCCAAGCTCCTCTCGCGTCTGCTTCTGCTCTGGTACAATCCCATCACCGAGGAGGACACGCGGCTCCGACACTGCCTGGGAGTGTTCTTCCCTTTGTTTGCTTATGCAAATAG GTCCAACCAGGAGTGCTTCGTAGAAGCTTATCTTCCAACTCTGCAAACTCTGTTAAATGCTCCTGCAACATCACCTTTGGCTGAAATAGATGTCAGTAATGTTTCTGAACTGTTAGTGGATCTGACCAGACCAAGTGCACTGAAATGTCAGTCCAAGAAGTCTCAGGACTATCAG GAGTTAACAGTGCATGATACTTTAGCCATGAAAATTTGCAATGAAATCCTGGCAGACCCAACTGCACCAGATGTCCGTATTTATGCAAGAGCTTTAAATTTTCTAGAACTCGGTAGTTCTTCTACAGAgaatctgctggtgctgctcgATGAGATTCAAGAG AAAGTGGAAGATAAACCTTGTCAAAGAGCTATTGAGAAGCTCCATATGAAACTAACCAAGGGTCCCAATGTGGGCAAAAACCACTCTGGAAGAACTGAGGAAACAGGTCTGTCTGAAAGGACACAGGAAAGAGACATCACATTGTCTGAAAATACTGTTCACAATGAAGAAG AAAATAATGAAGATGCTCTTCATACTCCAGTTAATGAAGTTAAAGAAACTGCAAAATTAAGATCCACAAGAAGCAAAACTGGCAGAG
- the NCAPG gene encoding condensin complex subunit 3 isoform X2 — protein sequence MIIYRREPAVERVINFAATFVTSFYETEKEDGSEEGEEDNLLLNYVFKFLLESHNANSHAVRFRTCQLVNKILGNMPENAEIDDDLFDKINGAMLFRLKDKFPSVRIQAVLALSRLQDPKDEACPVVNIYSTLLENDSNSDVRRAVLSCIAPSERTLPIIVGRTMDVKEAVRKLAYEVLAEKVHMRALTIAQRVKLLQQGLNDRSDAVKEVMKKKLLQAWLQFTEGDVLELLHRLDVENCPEVAIPVLNAMFSLSPLHDIVQSCKYLDSRKLIPVEDLTAENVLYWRCLCEYLKSKGEEGEVLLEEVLPEPAIYADYLLSYLRNMPILSEEQKEDFNCFENLMTKEFIGQQLILIIGCMDTMEEGGRKHLLAILQKILILPSTSAALIPLLVERLLSIVKDEDRRIQIIAEIISELHEPIVAIDQPIDAAEIRKRELKLAEIKVKLFEAKQALEECITLQDFNRASVLKEKITELEQTKNDLIKAAEQPEIKEMRVEKNDPETLLKCLKMCYEVLKIMPLSKGISPTINEIIQSLILPGVINVHPAVRNMAVLCLGCCTLQNKEFAQQQLPLLLQVLQIDNVKMKLSALKAIFDLLILFGIEPFKTRRGNDSQSESAHIRTENGEDESETIEEEETATVHGLLKLLSGFLDSTFSELRTVAAEGLAKLMFSGRLSSAKLLSRLLLLWYNPITEEDTRLRHCLGVFFPLFAYANRSNQECFVEAYLPTLQTLLNAPATSPLAEIDVSNVSELLVDLTRPSALKCQSKKSQDYQELTVHDTLAMKICNEILADPTAPDVRIYARALNFLELGSSSTENLLVLLDEIQEKVEDKPCQRAIEKLHMKLTKGPNVGKNHSGRTEETGLSERTQERDITLSENTVHNEEENNEDALHTPVNEVKETAKLRSTRSKTGRGQRKASEVRSVSRRKTGASVKCGLESDQIPEPNPVSSSRPQRRAKTLALEKTRMNLSRLLNEETDE from the exons ATGATAATCTACAGGCGGGAACCAGCAGTGGAGCGAGTGATCAATTTTGCAGCTACATTTGTTACTTCATTCTATGAGACGGAGAAAGAAGATGGTAGTGAGGAGGGAGAAGAAGATAATTTACTTCTGAATTATGTGTTTAAATTTCTGCTTGAG tCTCACAATGCCAACAGCCATGCAGTGAGGTTTCGAACCTGTCAGCTTGTTAATAAGATTTTGGGAAATATGCCAGAGAATGCTGAGATTGATGATGACTTATTTGATAAAATTAATGGAGCTATGCTGTTTAGACTTAAAGATAAATTTCCAAGTGTGAGAATTCAAGCTGTCTTGGCCCTGTCAAGACTTCAAGATCCTAAGGATGAAGCCTGCCCTGTTGTTAATA tttacaGCACATTGCTGGAAAATGATTCCAACTCGGATGTGAGGCGAGCTGTGCTGTCGTGTATCGCTCCCTCAGAAAGGACTCTGCCCATAATCGTAGGCCGCACCATGGATGTAAAGGAGGCTGTCAGAAAGCTGGCATATGAG gTTTTGGCTGAAAAAGTTCACATGAGAGCTCTGACAATAGCACAGAGAGTTAAATTGTTGCAACAAGGACTTAATGACAGATCTG ATGCTGTTAAGGAGGTAATGAAGAAGAAACTACTTCAAGCCTGGTTACAGTTCACTGAAGGGGATGTTTTAGAATTGCTTCATAGACTGGATGTAGAAAACTGCCCAGAAGTGGCCATCCCAGTACTAAATGCTATGTTTTCATTATCTCCACTTCATGACATCGTTCAGAGCTGTAAATACCTTGATAGCAG aAAGCTGATTCCAGTGGAGGATTTAACAGCTGAGAATGTGTTATATTGGAGATGTCTTTGTGAATATCTAAAatcaaaaggtgaagaaggtgAAGTTTTATTGGAAGAGGTGTTGCCAGAACCAGCTATATATGCAGATTATTTATTGAG TTATCTTCGAAATATGCCAATTCTCAGTGAAGAACAAAAAGAAGACTTTAATTGTTTTGAAAACCTGATGACAAAAGAGTTCATAGGCCAGCAACTGATTCTAATCATAGGCTGCATGGATACCATGGAAGAGGGAGGAAG AAAGCATCTGCTAGCTATTTTACAAAAGATTCTCATTTTACCTTCAACTTCAGCAGCCCTTATACCTCTGCTTGTTGAAAGATTGCTCAGTATTGTTAAGGATGAGGACAGAAGGATTCAAATT ATTGCAGAAATTATATCAGAACTTCATGAGCCAATTGTTGCAATTGACCAGCCTATTGATGCTGCTGAAATAAGAAAGCGGGAGCTTAAG CTGGCTGAAATAAAAGTGAAGCTTTTTGAAGCAAAACAAGCTTTGGAAGAATGCATTACTCTTCAGGATTTTAACAGAGCATCAgtattaaaagagaaaataactgaGTTGGAACAGACAAAAAATGATCTTATAAAAGCAGCAGAGCAACCTGAAATTAAAGAAATGCGTGTGGAGAAG AATGATCCTGAAACCCTGTTGAAGTGTCTGAAGATGTGCTACGAGGTTCTGAAGATCATGCCTCTTTCTAAAGGCATCAGTCCAACCATTAATGAAATCATTCAGTCTCTG ATACTTCCAGGTGTAATTAATGTCCACCCAGCTGTGAGAAATATGGCAGTTCTGTGTTTAGGCTGCTGTACTCTTCAGAACAAAGAATTTGCCCAACAACAGCTTCCATTGCTGTTACAG GTGTTGCAAATAGATAACGTAAAGATGAAGCTCAGTGCTTTAAAGGCAATCTTTGATCTACTAATACTGTTTGGAATTGAGCCTTTTAAAACCAGAAGAGGCAATGACTCTCAAAGTGAAAGTGCACACATTAGAACTGAAAATGGTGAGGATGAAAGTGAAACAATAGAGGAGGAAGAGACTGCCACAGTTCACGGACTTCTGAAGCTTCTCTCTGGCTTCTTAGACAGCACG TTCTCAGAGCTGAGGACAGTGGCTGCAGAGGGCCTTGCCAAGCTGATGTTCTCTGGGAGGCTGAGCAGTGCCAAGCTCCTCTCGCGTCTGCTTCTGCTCTGGTACAATCCCATCACCGAGGAGGACACGCGGCTCCGACACTGCCTGGGAGTGTTCTTCCCTTTGTTTGCTTATGCAAATAG GTCCAACCAGGAGTGCTTCGTAGAAGCTTATCTTCCAACTCTGCAAACTCTGTTAAATGCTCCTGCAACATCACCTTTGGCTGAAATAGATGTCAGTAATGTTTCTGAACTGTTAGTGGATCTGACCAGACCAAGTGCACTGAAATGTCAGTCCAAGAAGTCTCAGGACTATCAG GAGTTAACAGTGCATGATACTTTAGCCATGAAAATTTGCAATGAAATCCTGGCAGACCCAACTGCACCAGATGTCCGTATTTATGCAAGAGCTTTAAATTTTCTAGAACTCGGTAGTTCTTCTACAGAgaatctgctggtgctgctcgATGAGATTCAAGAG AAAGTGGAAGATAAACCTTGTCAAAGAGCTATTGAGAAGCTCCATATGAAACTAACCAAGGGTCCCAATGTGGGCAAAAACCACTCTGGAAGAACTGAGGAAACAGGTCTGTCTGAAAGGACACAGGAAAGAGACATCACATTGTCTGAAAATACTGTTCACAATGAAGAAG AAAATAATGAAGATGCTCTTCATACTCCAGTTAATGAAGTTAAAGAAACTGCAAAATTAAGATCCACAAGAAGCAAAACTGGCAGAG